DNA from Sulfodiicoccus acidiphilus:
CATCACTAGGTTCAGGTTATGAGGTAGAGATTGCTCGTTTACGAACGTGATGTTAAGATTGGCCCCCGTCGGGACATATATTACCATTTTACCATCGCTTGTACCGTTTAGATTGAATGGTTGGGAGATATCTTCTGCTATCAGAGTAATATACACGGTATTCGTAGCCTTGGAGTAGGGCAAGGGAGTGCCAGGCACGGAGATTGTCAAGTTAGAGGATGGCGAACTGACGTTTTTTGCCGTTGTGTTAGAGTTAGTGGTGTTTTGCGGCTTCGGGGAAGGAATTGTGCCGCTTCCATGCATGTGTGAGACAATCAAGGCCCCACCAACTGCTGCCAGGACTACTACGACTACTATCGCGATTATGACGAAAGAGGAAAGTCCCTTAGACATACTACCCGCTCATTAACCTATTTAATAAAACTTTACCAATTTTTCTCCATGTAGAGTCTTCTCCCAGTCAGACGTGCTTGTCAACTCACCTTAAATTCCATGTATTCACTACCAATACGAGTGCGGTTGTCATTGAAATTACAAAACCGGACAGCATTAGAGGCCACATAGGAACGGCCAATGCCGCATAAAGCATCCCTCCTAGGGCTGCCACACTGACCCCAAAGAAGCTAACCACTGATAGGGCGGAAAAGATCTTGTTGAGTGACGTCGAGACGAACATTAGTCCCAGCGAGGTAAAGAAGGCTAAGGCTCCTAGAACCACGTGGATGAAAAGGAGGGGAGGATACCCTCAAGCGAGCTTTGAATTGGAAACACGGAGATTCCTAATATTCCTACTATTAAGATTAATAGGAAGACTCCAAGCGACAACGGAAATGCCAGTTGCCGAACCCGGAACCTCAAGGCGAAATGAACGAGCGAATAGATGATTGTGGCAACTGCTGTGACGAAGCCTGCCAACATTACGAAGGTTAACTGGAGACTGAACTGTTGAAACGATAACCTTTCAATTAAGAAGAATATCCCCCCAATCCCAGCAGCCCCTACAGCACCAAGATTTAGAATAGAAGCTGCAAGGAGCTTCCTATCACCTATCGCTGAGGACAGTGCAGCGAAGAGTAATGATCCCACCGCAGACGCACCTCCCAGGGCCATGTGTGCATATATCATCGGACTGAGGTGTGAGCGCGGGGTTAAGTATGGCACGACGTATACCGTCGAGTATACCCCTAAAAGTCCCACTAAAGCGTAAAGCGTCAACATCGCTCCTAATACTGTCCCTAAAAGTGTCCTGATGCTTGAGGCCATGTAGTAGATTCGAGAGGCCAGTTTTTAAAAATTTAGCAAGACGAAACTTTGTTTCCGGATAGTCAGGTTTGGGAAACGCTCCTCACCTTTGCGGGAAACCGTCACCTCATCATCTATCGTAAAATCACTGCCGACAGCTTTTAACCTTTGGGAAACATAGTCGATCAAAAGCTATGGAGGTTTCCACATTTGACACAATTCACTCAAACCGTTTTAGAGATCTTAGCTAAGGGGAAGAAATGGTAATTGTGGATGAGAGAATGGTCGTCAAATTAAATCAATTAAATCTAGGATATAAACTTAGCCTTTTCTTATTCGGGCGGCGTTCTCTAATTTACGACCCGAACCTTGTTCGAACCCGAGGTGTTTGGCTCTCAGGTTTTACCTTTCGAGGCGGACCTGTAAAATGCTAAGTTGGATAGTTGGAACCAAATTCTCCTCTTGGTCTGAAATGAGCGACATTTTCGCGGACTATAGAAACGCTGCAGTATATGTTGACAGTGAAGACATAATTCAGATGATCAAGGTTGGAGAGTTCGATGATTTCTATACGCAATATTCCGTTCTTCTGAGTCCCTCTTATTTGAAGAGACTCCGCGTTAGATACTTGAAAATGATGACCTACGCTGCTTTTCCTGTCTTCGACCAAGAAATATACGAATCGATGGTATATCTCCCCAAAGTTAAGGGGAGAGCATCGTATGGAAAAGTTGGTTTCGAGGGAGGATGGATAGTTTATCCTTGCGAGGGTTGTCAGGAGGCCCAGCGGTTACATTTGGAACTTCATCTTTCTGCGGAGAAGCAGTTGGAGATATTGATGCTCCACCTTAGAAGGTAGATGTTCTGTTTTCCTCTATTTAGAGGACACTACGGGACTTCTCTATTAATCCTTGTTCACTCCGACTCAAGGAGACCCAGAGGACTTATGGCTAAGTATCTGCTATATGTTGTAGAAAGAGGTTTCTGATTCTCCTTAAATACTCTAATGGGGATGCAACTCTAGAGTTGCTGAAGGAACTGGTGAACCACTTCAGAAACTTCCCAGAGTAAGGAGGAAGATCGGTGATTCAGGTGCGGTTAGTAAAATGCCCTATTACAGGTTTTCCTACACTAGATGGGCACAAATTTGTGTGGGAGCTCGAATCCTTCACTATTATAGAAGTATTTTCGGGTTTCTAGTAGAAGATTTTCTACGAGGTTCCACTTCACATCTACTCCGTCTCGAAGTTGTAGAAGTGAGGGACAAGGTGCTAATCCTCTCATAACAGCATTGTGAATTTCTGAACGATCTATAACGGGGATTAGGCTTGTGGTCTAGACTAAGTTCACGATTTCGATCGTCATGAGAATAAAGTGAGCTACCAAATGAGAGTGTTACCACAGGGGTAGTTTTTAGTCCAACCCACCCTAAACGATTCAGATGTTTGAAAACCTTAGGGAAGCCACCAAAAGACTGGTTTCACCTGTTGCTAAAACTCTAGTGAAACTAGGATTAACTGCAAACCAAGTGACGTTGCTGGGCCTTGTATTCTCGTTTTTATATTTAGTACTGTTATATTTTAACTTTTATTTGATTGCAGTTGCTTTTTTAGTGTCCTCCGCTCTCATGGACGCCTTTGACGGAGAAGTGGCCAGAATGAGGGGAACAAGCGGACCA
Protein-coding regions in this window:
- a CDS encoding sulfocyanin, coding for MSKGLSSFVIIAIVVVVVLAAVGGALIVSHMHGSGTIPSPKPQNTTNSNTTAKNVSSPSSNLTISVPGTPLPYSKATNTVYITLIAEDISQPFNLNGTSDGKMVIYVPTGANLNITFVNEQSLPHNLNLVMNNTPIPNSADIGLNGKILFQLGTNMSSYQYSGIMNGQSVNGVYKDIQAGYYWLCCGIDTHAESGMWIVVVASSNVSAPYVIVN